The Bacteroidota bacterium genome contains the following window.
ATGAACGCAGACTATCTCGCGGAATTCAGGAAAAAACGCGACCTTATTATGTCGCTCCTTCATCCGAAGAAAATCACTGCCGACTTAAAACGCATCACCAAACGCATATTGAAAAACATGCGTGGCATGCGCACCCATCTGAGAAAGCTGGAAGTATCTGCCCGCCTTGCAGATAAAAAAGGCGAACTCACCATGAGTTATAAAGACATGGGCATAGGTCAGGTGCGCGAAGCCATTTCAAAAGCTGATGTGGAAGAATTTGATGGCGCCATGGGTTTGCTCAAACAAAACATTTCTGAGCAATATGCAGCCCTCACCAATCACGGTTACAGCAATGCCAAGCGCGATGCCCTTTACAAGTTGTGGGATTTGGTGAACGATGACAACGCAAAACAAAACCTGCTTACTGACGAGCGCGATTCATTAGCGGAAGCCAACATAAATACGTTTAACGAACTGTGGGATATTATGATTGATGTGTGCGTTGCCGGAAAAAGCATTTACGCTTTCTCCAGCCCAGCCCATACGGATGAATATACTATGGAGAGTTTGAAGAACCGCGTGCGCAATGAAGACAGGAAAGCCCGCTTCAGGAGATTCAATGTGCCTAAAGGCGGAAGCATTTCCATCCTGCGCGTGGCTGACCAATCAAAAGCCGAGAATACCGGAACCACCATTCTTGCCGTGCATGACAGTTTGAGTGATGAGCCCATTGCCTTGCAGCCGGGCGAACAACTTATTCTTAATAATCCCAGCGGAACGCTGGTGGTGGTGAACCGAAGCACTGCCACCGATGGCGAAATAAAAGTGAAGGTGTTTGCTCAGTAGAGTGCGCGCATGTTTGTGAAATAAAAAGCCGCTTCATTAATTTTAAGCGGCTTTTATTTTTTTTAATCTTTATAACTGATAGCTTCCGGAAGCATGAATAAAAACGGAAGCGCTTTGGAGTAATCAAGCGTTTCATACTCCATGCCTAAAGACCTGATGTTATTGTAATATGTTTTATGTTTTTTGTAATAATATTTTTCTGATTGCACGAACCATGCTTTTGCTCCCAGCTTTTTAGCCATAAACCATTTTTCCAGCAGGCGGGCGGTACGCCCGTTGCCATCTTCAAACGGATGAATTTTTACAAACATCAAATGAATCATTGAAGCAAAATACAATACTTCATTAAAAGTTAACTCAGTGCTGAGTAATTGCTTTATATCAGCGTATAGTTTATTTAATTCTTTCGGCACATGAAAAGGAAGCGCTGCCACATATTCTATTTTTCCATCGCGCGTAACCACAAACATATTTCCTTTTCGGGCTGTACCCTGCTTTGTTTTTTGCAAAATATGTTTAGTGAGCAAAGCATGCGCCATGTTGATATTGGCGGGTGTGAGTTTTTTTTTCTGAGCCAGCAGGTAGCTGTTATACAAATCATCAATCTTGCGCGTATAATCGGATTTTAATTTTACTCCCTGTCTTTTATAGTTAATAAAGGAATCCAGTTCAATATTTTCTCCTTCTATTTTTGAGGAATAAACGGCAGATACGGAAGTATAAAAGCTAAAAGTTTTAATTGATAACTCGCTGTCGTGCAGTTTTTCAAATGCGGTGCGCTTGGTTTTTTTCACACGCCCGCAATAGCGCCTAAGTAAATCAACAGGAATTATTTCAAGATTCAATTTCATATATGTATTCCATGCTGCAAAGTTACGTGATTTTTTTCTTTCTGCCTTTTGCGTGTGCCGGCAATTGGCTCGGTGGCAGAGCAGAGCAGTGCTGTGAAATAAAAAAGCCGCTATTTGAAATATTCAGTGGTTTTTTTCGTTTCAACTATAACTTAATCTGTCGAAAAATGAAAAACAAAAAAGAAGCAATTTGCGCCACCGCGGTGGTGCATTTTAAGAAAAGAACAGTTTGGTTTTGTTTTGAAACCATGCTGGGTCACATGCCCTCTGCTGCTCCCGGCAGTTTTATGCTGGAACATAAACTTAAACAATGGTTTGTAAAATACAGTTACGTAAAGCCGATAAAACCTTTTCGCAGTGTTGTCGATGGTAAAACCATAAAATACCTCTCTACGCCTACAGGTTGGACAAAAAGATTCCGTTCGGTGGATAAGGCAGCCGAATATGTTTACCATTATTTTGTAAAACGGTTTGGCGCTCCTGCTAAAAAGAAAAAATAAATGCACTAAGCAGAACCTGGCGCATACGGAGGTTTACTTTAATTTAATGCGCGTCCACGCTGCCGCATCAATTCCTATTTCCATGCACGTGCGCCATACAAACAAGCCATAAGCAAGCATTTCTTTTGAATGGCGCTGCCGGAGCAGCGGAAAATATTTTTTCAGTTTTTGTTCAATCAACTTGTCACAATCCAGCAAAAAGTTAAGCCATCTTTTTTTCTTTCCTGCTATTTTGCCGAACCGGAGCACGAGCCTGCCAAACAACAGAAACTTTACGGTTTTAACGCGGTATGTTTCATAAAGTGCATCTTTTTTCTTTTTGTCTTTTTCTTTATGCATGCGCTTCAACAGTAAATATGCTTTTTCAGTTTCAATGGCAATATCAATAACATGGCAGTTTGTTCTGAACATAAAGGCAACCAATTCTAACTTGTGTTTGTTATGCGGAGGAAAATACTTGTCAATTATTTTTATTATTGAGTTGCAAACCGCCTCGAAAAATTCGTCTGTTTGAGCAGAGCATTTGCCAAGCGCTTTACTTTTATTTTTTAATAAAGCAACGGAGGTTATCTTCTTTTTCATTTGTTATTTTTGAGTTAACGAAAAGCAGAAGAAGATATTTTACTAATTGCGGATTTCAAGTTCGCTTATTCATTGGTCGGGATTATGCCGAAGGCATCCCTTCGGGACAAATTCCGACCAGCGGGGAAGTGTTAAATCTTTTTTTCTTTAGTTTTTTCCCACTGCTCAAATGATATAGATGTTAAATGCCATCCACCGCATTTTTCACATTCATACGCTCTTACAGGTTTTTTATTTTCTTGTTCTAAATTTTGTATTCTTCTTATTTCGTGTTTGGCATCTTTTTCGGATGAAAAAAATATTTTATTTGAATCCTTACATACTAACTGAACAAACCTTCCTGTTATTTTGTACGCCATTTCAAGAGGAGGAGAAATTATTTTCCCCTCTTGCCGTGCTTTTATTTTTTCTACGTTGTTTTCAATATATTCAAATAATTCTTTATCTGCCTTTTTATTGTTTGGATTGTACTGTTTATGAAATCCTAATAGATAATCTGCGGGAACTCTGCAAAGTTTTATGAATTTATATTTACCAGAAGTTAATATTGTTTCGTCCGTATACATACTATTGTTTTTATTCTTTGCACAGGATTTTAAATCCCGACCAGCGTGGTTTTTTAATCAGCTGTAGCCGCTAAGTTTTACTTACACCTGATGGCAACGCGCTGTTAGTAGCAGGGCATTATTCAGTCGTGTCAGTTGTCTGTGATTACTAATTTGTCTGCCGTGATTATTTTATTGTCTTGTGTTATGCGAATAAAATACAGTCCGCTTCGTAAATTGTCTCGGTGAAAAATAATTGTCTGTCCCGCGAGATTGTCTATTTGTTTAACTGTCTGCCCGTACAAATTGTAAACTGTCAAGGTGGCGTTTTTGAAAAACTTGTCTGTCTGCAAAGTTGTCTGTGTGGAAAAAGGATTTGGATAAATGCTGATTATATTCTTTTGTTCAATTTCATTTACTCCATTCGCAAAACAAAGCGTAGTTACTGCTCCTCCCGTTCCTGTTTGGGTTGGAGGATTTTTAGCAATTCCCCCTGACGAAACCTGTGTGGCAGGATTTGTAACTGTTGTTGTCGTAGCCTTTGTAATCGTATTTGTATTACCCTCATTACAGCCACTGTTTCCATTGGAATCGCATTTGATTAAATAAATATCAAAGAAAGGATCGAAACTCCAAGTACTTCCTGAAATAACATATCCTCCATCGCTGGTTTGCTGAATCTGAGAACTCCAGTCAGAGCCTGTTCCACCAAAGGATTTGCCCCACAAGGAATTTCCATTTCCATCTGTCTTGATTAAATATACATCATTACTGCCCGCGCTAAAACTAGAAGTACTTCCTGCAATAACGAATCCTCCATCGCTGGTTTGCTGAACCGCAGAACCTACGTCACTACTTATTCCACCAAGGGTTTTTGTCCATAAGGTATCTCCATTTCCATCGGTCTTAATTAAATAAACATCTTCACCGCCTGCACCAAAACTATAAGTGCCTCCTGCAATGATATATCCTCCATCGGTAGTTTGTTGAACAGAATATCCAAAGTCCATACCTGACCCGCCAAAGGTCTTTGTCCACAAGGAGTTTCCACTTGCATCGCTTCTGATTAAATAGACATCATAGGAACCTGCACCGAAACTTTGAGTATTTCCTACAATTATATATCCTCCATCTGTTGTTTGTTGAACTGAAGAAGCCACGTCACCATTTATCCCTCCAAAGGATTTTCCCCATACGATATTTGCATTTCCGTCTGTCTTGATTAAATAAACATCCTCCCAACCTGCACTAAAATTCATAGTGCTTCCTGCAATAATAAATCCTCCATCGGAAGTTTGTAGAATCGAGGAGCCTACATCATCAGCTACTCCACCAAGGATTTTTGTCCATAATGTATCACCAATGGAATTGGTTTTTATTAAATAAATATCTTCACCATTACCCGGACTGAAACTCATTGTAGTTCCTGCAATAATATATCCACCATCTGTGGTTTGTAGAACAGAAGATCCATCATCATTTCCTACTCCACCAAAGGTCTTTGTCCACAAAGTATCTCCATTGGTTGTGGTCTTGATTAAATATACATCTCCAGTAAAGTTGGAATTTTGAAAACGCCCTACCATAATATAACCTCCATCGGAAGTTTGCTGAACGGAATATCCTTGGTCGTTTTTTGCTCCTCCATAAGTTTTCTGAAAAGTTGTCTGTCCGTACACAGTTGTCAATATGAGAAAAGCTGTCAGGCAGAGTAGGAGTTGTCTCATTGTCTTTTTTGTATTTTTTGCCTTGCTACTAATGTTCCTCCGCTTGCCGCAGTGGCGGATTAAAAGCGAGAAACTGTCTGCCACCACAAAGATAATTAAATACACAAAACATTTTTCCCGAACGAAAACCGCCATTGAGGCAAGCGGATGTTACCACCTGTGCTGTTTTGTCGTCTGTGTCGTGAAGTAATTGTCCATTGTCCGCTATGTTGTTTTTTTGTTTTTGTTTTGGTGTCGGGCATTTTTGAAAATTTATTTCTGTCGGGGTGCAGGAAGGGCACGCTCTTTTGCATTTTGCCTATTCGCGTAAAAATAAAAAGAGGCAAAGTGCAAATGTGCGTGCCAGTTTGGAAGATGGTGTTTTTTATTTGCTGTCCGATGATGAGAATATTTTAGGAAAGAACCGCTGTCAGCCGAAAGATGCCGTTAAAAGTTGTCAGGGTATGCGAGATGGTCGGGATAAGAAACGCTGTCCCCCGAAAGTTGCTGTTAATGTTACTGTCCAGATGCGAAGTTGTCGGGAAAAGATTGTCTATGCTTGAGCCGAACCTGACAATGCTTCGGTCAAACCTGTCAATGCTTCCGACCAGATGCGCTATGCTTGAGTCAAGATGCGCTATGTTTTACTCAAGATGGTCTATGCTAAGGTCAGACCCCGCAATGCTTAGGTCAAGATATGACATGCTGTCAACGAGATATGCTATGCTGTCAACGAACCTGTCAATGCTTCGGGCAAGATATGACATGCTGTCAACGGGAAGGGCTATGCTTGGGTTTTTTCGTCAAAAACAAGCCCCCTCCCTTTATCCCTCCCCCAAAGGGAGAGGGAAATAATACATCAGGTGTTGGCTGTGGGCTGGAGGATGAAGTTTTTTATGATGGTTTCGCCTTTTTTCACGGCAAAGGGTTGTGTGGTTTGGGAATCAATTCCATCGCCCGAAATTGTCATGGTAACTGTTGCTGGGGCTTCGGGTTCGTGAACGAATAAGCCGTCTACATCGGTTTTGACTTCTACATTCTGCTCATTTATTTTTACTGTTTTGTTGAAGGCGGGTTCTCCATCGGCAGAA
Protein-coding sequences here:
- a CDS encoding Fic family protein, whose amino-acid sequence is MKLNLEIIPVDLLRRYCGRVKKTKRTAFEKLHDSELSIKTFSFYTSVSAVYSSKIEGENIELDSFINYKRQGVKLKSDYTRKIDDLYNSYLLAQKKKLTPANINMAHALLTKHILQKTKQGTARKGNMFVVTRDGKIEYVAALPFHVPKELNKLYADIKQLLSTELTFNEVLYFASMIHLMFVKIHPFEDGNGRTARLLEKWFMAKKLGAKAWFVQSEKYYYKKHKTYYNNIRSLGMEYETLDYSKALPFLFMLPEAISYKD
- a CDS encoding T9SS type A sorting domain-containing protein; amino-acid sequence: MRQLLLCLTAFLILTTVYGQTTFQKTYGGAKNDQGYSVQQTSDGGYIMVGRFQNSNFTGDVYLIKTTTNGDTLWTKTFGGVGNDDGSSVLQTTDGGYIIAGTTMSFSPGNGEDIYLIKTNSIGDTLWTKILGGVADDVGSSILQTSDGGFIIAGSTMNFSAGWEDVYLIKTDGNANIVWGKSFGGINGDVASSVQQTTDGGYIIVGNTQSFGAGSYDVYLIRSDASGNSLWTKTFGGSGMDFGYSVQQTTDGGYIIAGGTYSFGAGGEDVYLIKTDGNGDTLWTKTLGGISSDVGSAVQQTSDGGFVIAGSTSSFSAGSNDVYLIKTDGNGNSLWGKSFGGTGSDWSSQIQQTSDGGYVISGSTWSFDPFFDIYLIKCDSNGNSGCNEGNTNTITKATTTTVTNPATQVSSGGIAKNPPTQTGTGGAVTTLCFANGVNEIEQKNIISIYPNPFSTQTTLQTDKFFKNATLTVYNLYGQTVKQIDNLAGQTIIFHRDNLRSGLYFIRITQDNKIITADKLVITDN